CAGCACTAGCTCGACAGAAGAATCAACGACGACTAGTACGTCTTCATCAAATAATGGCTCTTTGTCAACTGTAGTGGGTAGATGAAAAGCTAACACCTAGAGAGGACGAAATTCGTTCTCTCATTTTTGATGTTTAAAGCAATATATATCTTGGTTTTAAAGTTCGTAAAGTTCCTAAAGCCAAACGCTTGCCTCTTAATGTCTTTGATGAGTTTATTGGTCGCTTCCAGTTTAGCGTTGGAATATGGAAGCTCCATGGCGTTCGTGATGTAAGTTTTATATTTTAGAAATGTCTTAAAAACAGTCCTAAAGGTTGAATTGACAAGATTCAGATTGTCCTCTAGAAGTTCGAAGAAATGTTTCGAGTTCTTCTCTTGGAAATGGAAGAGAAGGATCTGATAGAGTTCGTAATAGAATTTCAGTTCCACAGAGAAATTCAATGTCTTCTGGATAACCTCTCTCGGTGTTACTGTTTGCCCGAAAGTGCGGGAAAAGAAGCGATTCAGAGACAGTTTACGGCTATCTTTTTGGAGAATACGCCAGTGATTTTTCATGGATCGATAAGGTAGGGAACGCGTATCGAAAGTCTTCATAATATCAATTCTAGTCGTCATCATAGCACGGCTCAGGTGTTGGATAATGTGAAATCTATCAAGGACAATTTTAGCTCTTGGAAATAGTTGTTTGATGATGGGAATATAGCTACCCGACATGTCCACTGTTACGACCTCGACAGTTTCTCTGACCGCCCTAGGATACTTGTAGAAATAGTTCTTGATGGTGGTTTGGCGGTTGTTGTCAAGAATGGTCACAATCGATCTCGTCTCAAAATTCTGAGCAATAAAGGCGAGTTTCCCCTTGTTCCGACAAAATTCATCCCAGCTCAAGACTTTTGGTAATGTCGTAAAATCATGCTCAAATTGAAACTGAGTCAGTTTCCTCTGGACGACCGACACGGAGATATGTAGTCTCCTAGCGATGGCTATATTGGTCATGTTTTCTGTATGGAGTTGCGTCACTTTCTCCCAAATAGGTTGGGAAATCTGACAGTTTTTCTTGACTAGAGCAGTCTCAGATACAGTCACTTTTTGGCAAGATTTGCATTGAAACCTCCGTTTCTTAAGCAGGAGGAGGGTCGGAAAGCCCTGACAATCTAAAATCGGAATCTTTGACGACTTTTGAAAATCGTACTTGATGCATTTTCCTTGGCAATGAGGACAACGAGGACTGTCGTAATCTAGCTTTGCCCTGATTTCTAGATGGGTCTGATGTTTCAAAACGAAGAGAATTTTGATATTTTTGTCTTTGATTCCGATTAGTTCTGTGGTATGATAAAGTTGTTCCATATGAGTCTTTCTAATGTGAGTGTGGTTGCTTTTCATTATAGGTCATATGGGATTTTTTGTATACACTCAAAAAGGCTACATAATCTCTACAGTGGATTTACCCACTACAGAAATTATAGAGTCCAAATAATTCAGACTAAGAGGGGCATTGTCCTCTCTTTTTTCTTAAAATTCCTACCCGGGTAGGAGACAAATCCTGCTAAAATCTGTTAGAATATTGGGAGAGGATCCTTACATGAAAAAAATCCAATTTTTTATACTGATAGAGAGTATTTTGTTTACGCTGGCCTTTTTTGATACCCTAGCCAGTGAGACGGCACGGACTCTTCTCCTAATCGCAGTGATACTAATTCTATTCTGGTATATCACAGGCAGAAAGGGGCTTAATGCCCTACTAACAACGGCCCTTTCTCTCATATTTTTAGTCTTTTTCCTCAATATTTATTTCATTATCGGTGTTTTGCTGATGGTGGTCTATATTTTGGTTAATTTCTTTTCACGCTATGAGAAG
The sequence above is a segment of the Streptococcus suis genome. Coding sequences within it:
- a CDS encoding ISL3 family transposase, with the protein product MEQLYHTTELIGIKDKNIKILFVLKHQTHLEIRAKLDYDSPRCPHCQGKCIKYDFQKSSKIPILDCQGFPTLLLLKKRRFQCKSCQKVTVSETALVKKNCQISQPIWEKVTQLHTENMTNIAIARRLHISVSVVQRKLTQFQFEHDFTTLPKVLSWDEFCRNKGKLAFIAQNFETRSIVTILDNNRQTTIKNYFYKYPRAVRETVEVVTVDMSGSYIPIIKQLFPRAKIVLDRFHIIQHLSRAMMTTRIDIMKTFDTRSLPYRSMKNHWRILQKDSRKLSLNRFFSRTFGQTVTPREVIQKTLNFSVELKFYYELYQILLFHFQEKNSKHFFELLEDNLNLVNSTFRTVFKTFLKYKTYITNAMELPYSNAKLEATNKLIKDIKRQAFGFRNFTNFKTKIYIALNIKNERTNFVLSRC